A single region of the Solwaraspora sp. WMMD406 genome encodes:
- a CDS encoding class I SAM-dependent methyltransferase, producing the protein MPTRTAYDDELGDHFARHADTSPYNAYVDRPAMLALTGDVGGDVGGQRILDVGCGAGHYAAELLSRGAEVVGIDGSSTLLDHARRRLGDRADLHRHDAEDPLDFIDDASFDGVICALMLHHVANRRQLLGELRRVLRPGGWLLISTTHPTADWRRFGGSYFTDDWVDLPLAGGALSIRYQRMTLETFLGELLDAGFSLERLVEPRPVPSLRDVDEAAYHKLRQSPSFVAVRFRRP; encoded by the coding sequence ATGCCCACCCGCACCGCGTACGACGACGAGCTCGGCGACCACTTCGCCCGACACGCCGACACCAGCCCGTACAACGCCTATGTCGACCGGCCGGCGATGCTCGCTCTCACCGGCGACGTCGGCGGGGACGTCGGCGGGCAGCGGATCCTCGATGTCGGCTGCGGGGCCGGACATTACGCGGCGGAGCTGCTGTCGCGCGGTGCCGAGGTCGTCGGGATCGACGGCAGCTCGACACTGTTGGACCACGCCCGGCGCAGGTTGGGCGACCGGGCCGACCTGCACCGGCACGACGCCGAAGACCCGCTCGACTTCATCGACGACGCGTCGTTCGACGGGGTGATCTGCGCGTTGATGCTGCACCACGTCGCCAACCGACGGCAGTTGCTGGGCGAGCTACGACGGGTGCTGCGTCCGGGCGGATGGCTGCTGATCTCCACGACCCACCCGACCGCCGACTGGCGGCGCTTCGGCGGCTCGTACTTCACCGACGACTGGGTCGACCTTCCACTGGCCGGCGGCGCGTTGTCGATCCGCTACCAACGTATGACGCTGGAGACGTTCCTGGGCGAGCTGCTGGACGCCGGCTTCAGCCTGGAGCGGCTCGTCGAGCCACGCCCGGTGCCCAGCCTGCGTGACGTCGACGAGGCGGCCTACCACAAGCTGCGCCAGTCGCCGTCTTTCGTCGCCGTCCGGTTCCGGCGGCCCTGA
- the aspS gene encoding aspartate--tRNA(Asn) ligase codes for MQRILSAQLPAHVGQPVRLAGWIHRRRLLKSVAFLILRDAAGLAQVVVTDPAVRAQLEELPEETTVAVTGTATAQPAAPGGVEVTGPTITPLSDPAAPVPFDLYRPDLRANLPTILDHAPVALRHPKLAATHRIAAAAVAGFRDTLTGMGFVEIHTPKIVGTATESGANVFALDYFGRRAYLAQSPQLYKQIMVGVFERVFEVGPVFRAEPSDTARHLAAYTSLDAELGFVEDHRDVIAACHATVAGMLATVAERAGPALESLAVRLPELPAEPVIVHFTDALDMISAATGRDVTGEPDLAPEHERWLGEWALREHGSDFVFVEGYPTRHRAFYTHPDPARPGHSRAIDLIFRGVELVSGGQRLHRYGDYVDALAERGETDLTPYAGYLDAMRYGMPPHGGFAFGLERFVARLLGVPNIRQVTLFPRDLHRLAP; via the coding sequence ATGCAACGCATCCTTTCCGCTCAACTCCCTGCCCACGTTGGCCAGCCCGTACGGTTGGCTGGCTGGATTCACCGGCGGCGGCTGCTGAAATCGGTCGCTTTCCTGATCCTGCGGGACGCCGCCGGGCTCGCCCAGGTCGTCGTCACCGACCCGGCGGTACGGGCACAGCTCGAAGAATTGCCGGAGGAGACCACCGTCGCCGTCACCGGTACCGCGACCGCCCAGCCGGCGGCCCCCGGTGGCGTCGAGGTCACCGGTCCGACGATCACGCCGCTCAGCGACCCAGCTGCGCCCGTACCGTTTGATCTTTATCGACCGGATTTGCGGGCCAACCTGCCGACGATCCTGGACCACGCGCCGGTCGCGCTGCGGCACCCGAAGCTGGCGGCCACGCACCGGATCGCGGCGGCCGCCGTCGCCGGCTTCCGGGACACCCTGACCGGCATGGGGTTCGTCGAGATCCACACCCCGAAGATCGTCGGTACGGCGACCGAGAGCGGCGCGAACGTCTTCGCCCTGGACTACTTCGGCCGCCGGGCCTACCTTGCCCAGTCCCCGCAGCTCTACAAGCAGATCATGGTGGGTGTCTTCGAACGGGTCTTCGAGGTCGGGCCGGTGTTCCGGGCCGAGCCGAGCGACACCGCGCGGCACCTGGCGGCGTACACGTCGCTCGACGCCGAACTCGGCTTCGTCGAGGACCACCGGGACGTGATCGCCGCCTGCCACGCCACCGTCGCCGGCATGCTGGCGACGGTCGCCGAACGCGCCGGGCCGGCGCTGGAGTCGCTCGCCGTACGGCTGCCGGAGCTTCCGGCCGAGCCGGTGATCGTGCACTTCACCGACGCCCTCGACATGATCAGCGCGGCGACCGGCCGGGACGTCACCGGCGAGCCGGACCTGGCACCGGAGCACGAACGCTGGCTGGGGGAGTGGGCGCTGCGCGAGCACGGCAGCGACTTCGTCTTCGTCGAGGGCTACCCGACCCGGCACCGGGCGTTCTACACCCATCCGGACCCGGCCCGGCCCGGCCACTCGCGCGCGATCGACCTGATCTTCCGGGGCGTGGAGCTGGTCAGCGGCGGGCAGCGGCTGCACCGGTACGGCGACTACGTCGACGCGCTCGCCGAGCGGGGCGAGACCGACCTGACCCCGTACGCCGGTTATCTGGACGCGATGCGGTACGGCATGCCGCCGCACGGCGGCTTCGCGTTCGGGTTGGAACGTTTCGTGGCCCGGCTGCTCGGCGTGCCGAACATCCGGCAGGTCACGCTCTTCCCGCGTGACCTGCACCGGCTCGCCCCCTGA